One genomic segment of Abyssisolibacter fermentans includes these proteins:
- a CDS encoding AbgT family transporter, producing the protein MKNTNSVTPKKKRSGFDKFLDFIEKAGNKLPEPLTLFVWLAGFAVLISLVGSLSGISAVHPLTKETIKVVNLFSKSGIQKMLMNAVGNFAGFPPLGLVLTCILGVGLAEKTGLFSALLRKTLGNVKGSKVVIIVIFTSIMANAAADTGFIVMPPLAAMLFAAVGMNPIVGMMAAYAAVAGGFSANLIVNSLDVLVVGFTQKAAEMVDPSFGVNPACNWYFLIVSTFILTFVATWVTVKVVAPRMGMGDYNIEKVEEVTDKEVKGLKAAGIATLVFIGVILALAIPSNGLLREPETGSLLSFSSPMMKSLVVLITLLFFIPGYTFGKVSGKIKSDKDVVSILGQAMSEMGPYIVLSFVIAQFINYFNWSNLGIIMAIKGADFLKAIGAPTPVLLVLFIIISGIINIFVGSCSAKWAILSPIFVPMFMFLGFHPALTQMAYRIGDSITNVITPLLPYFAILVAFAKKYDKNIGMGTLIANMLPYSIAFFIFWSILIVAWYFLGLPLGPGSPIML; encoded by the coding sequence ATGAAAAATACCAATAGTGTTACACCAAAAAAGAAGCGGAGTGGATTTGATAAGTTCCTAGATTTTATTGAAAAAGCAGGTAACAAACTTCCTGAACCATTGACATTATTCGTATGGTTAGCAGGATTTGCAGTGCTAATATCATTAGTAGGTTCATTATCAGGAATATCAGCGGTTCATCCACTGACAAAAGAGACAATAAAAGTAGTTAATTTATTCTCTAAATCAGGAATACAAAAGATGTTAATGAATGCGGTAGGAAATTTTGCTGGATTTCCACCATTAGGACTAGTATTAACATGTATATTAGGTGTTGGATTAGCAGAAAAAACAGGACTATTTTCAGCTTTACTTAGAAAAACTCTTGGAAATGTAAAAGGTTCTAAGGTTGTTATTATAGTTATTTTTACTTCTATTATGGCTAATGCAGCAGCAGATACAGGTTTTATAGTAATGCCGCCACTAGCAGCTATGTTGTTTGCAGCAGTAGGTATGAATCCAATTGTAGGTATGATGGCAGCATATGCAGCAGTGGCAGGAGGATTTAGTGCAAATTTAATTGTTAATTCATTAGACGTTTTGGTAGTAGGTTTTACTCAAAAAGCTGCTGAAATGGTTGATCCAAGTTTTGGAGTTAACCCTGCTTGTAACTGGTATTTTCTAATTGTATCAACTTTTATTTTAACATTTGTTGCAACGTGGGTCACTGTAAAGGTTGTTGCCCCAAGAATGGGTATGGGTGATTATAATATTGAAAAGGTAGAAGAAGTTACAGACAAAGAAGTTAAAGGTTTAAAAGCTGCTGGAATAGCTACATTAGTTTTCATTGGAGTAATATTAGCATTGGCAATTCCTAGCAATGGATTATTAAGAGAGCCTGAGACCGGATCTTTATTGTCTTTTAGCTCACCTATGATGAAAAGTTTAGTAGTGCTTATAACGTTGTTATTCTTTATACCAGGTTATACCTTTGGTAAAGTTTCGGGAAAAATTAAAAGTGATAAAGATGTAGTAAGTATTCTTGGACAGGCAATGTCGGAAATGGGTCCTTATATTGTATTATCATTCGTTATTGCACAGTTTATTAATTATTTTAATTGGTCAAATTTAGGTATTATAATGGCTATTAAAGGTGCAGATTTCTTAAAAGCAATAGGAGCTCCAACACCTGTATTGTTAGTGTTGTTTATCATTATTTCAGGTATTATAAATATATTTGTAGGAAGTTGTTCAGCAAAATGGGCGATATTGAGTCCGATTTTTGTACCAATGTTTATGTTTTTAGGTTTCCATCCTGCATTAACACAAATGGCTTACAGAATAGGTGATTCTATAACAAATGTCATAACTCCTTTATTACCATACTTTGCAATTCTCGTAGCTTTTGCAAAGAAATATGACAAAAATATAGGAATGGGTACTTTGATAGCAAATATGTTACCTTATTCCATAGCTTTCTTTATATTCTGGTCAATTCTAATTGTAGCTTGGTATTTCTTAGGATTACCATTAGGACCAGGATCACCTATAATGTTATAA
- a CDS encoding M20/M25/M40 family metallo-hydrolase → MINKERLINTFIDYVKVDSESLNEGRFSDLMVKELKSLGMDVWTDNAGEKIGSNGNNVNAYMEGSKDIEPLIFSCHMDTVKPGVGIEPIIENGVITSKTDTILAGDDKSGIVALIEALKVIKENNLPCGPVEIILTISEEDGLKGSKNVEYDKLKSKRVLVLDSSGDVGKIIINAPSHNKMTFKVKGKPSHAGGSPENGISAIMVAAEAISNMKLLRIDEETTANIGKFNGGVATNIVCPEVEVVAEARSLDNEKLKVQTQHMVKCFEDAVNKYGAELEYEIINNYKAYNIDKEDALVKMAEGVYEKLGIQAILTSSGGGSDANNYNTKGLTAINIATGMQKPHTLGEYIKVQSLIDITRFVLEVMLRNK, encoded by the coding sequence ATGATAAATAAGGAAAGGTTAATAAATACTTTTATTGATTATGTGAAAGTTGACAGTGAGAGTTTAAATGAAGGAAGATTTAGTGATCTAATGGTAAAAGAATTAAAAAGCTTAGGTATGGATGTATGGACTGATAATGCAGGAGAAAAAATAGGTTCAAATGGAAACAATGTTAATGCATACATGGAAGGCTCTAAGGATATTGAACCATTGATTTTTAGTTGTCATATGGATACGGTTAAACCGGGTGTTGGTATTGAACCAATTATTGAAAATGGCGTTATAACAAGTAAAACAGATACAATATTAGCTGGTGATGACAAATCTGGCATAGTAGCTTTAATAGAAGCATTAAAAGTTATTAAAGAAAATAATTTGCCTTGTGGTCCAGTTGAAATTATTTTAACTATCTCTGAAGAGGACGGTCTTAAAGGATCTAAAAATGTAGAATATGACAAATTAAAATCTAAGAGAGTATTAGTATTAGATAGTAGTGGTGATGTTGGTAAAATAATTATCAATGCTCCTTCACATAATAAGATGACATTTAAAGTTAAAGGTAAGCCATCACACGCAGGAGGATCACCTGAAAACGGTATAAGTGCTATTATGGTAGCTGCTGAGGCAATTTCAAATATGAAACTGTTAAGGATTGATGAAGAAACAACTGCTAATATAGGCAAATTTAATGGTGGCGTAGCTACAAATATTGTTTGTCCTGAAGTAGAAGTTGTAGCAGAAGCCAGAAGTTTAGATAATGAAAAATTAAAGGTTCAAACTCAGCATATGGTTAAATGTTTTGAGGATGCTGTAAATAAATATGGAGCTGAGCTTGAATATGAAATAATAAATAATTATAAAGCTTATAATATAGATAAAGAGGATGCACTTGTAAAAATGGCAGAAGGAGTGTATGAAAAACTAGGAATTCAAGCAATACTAACCTCATCAGGTGGAGGTAGTGATGCTAATAATTATAATACAAAGGGATTAACAGCTATAAATATAGCTACAGGCATGCAGAAGCCACATACTTTAGGTGAATATATAAAAGTTCAATCATTAATAGACATAACAAGATTTGTTCTAGAAGTTATGCTTAGAAATAAGTAG
- a CDS encoding (deoxy)nucleoside triphosphate pyrophosphohydrolase, which yields MITVVAAIISHDNRILIARRNRNKSFGGLWEFPGGKVEIGETYQDALKREIKEELSINIINFKYFGTSKNDTIKLIAYTANMKKDSIIKINEHEEIKWVLKNELRDYKFTPADKVFVHSLISSDKY from the coding sequence ATGATTACTGTGGTTGCTGCTATAATAAGTCATGATAATAGAATTTTGATTGCTAGGAGAAACAGAAATAAATCGTTTGGAGGTTTGTGGGAATTCCCTGGTGGCAAGGTAGAAATTGGTGAAACATATCAAGATGCTCTTAAAAGAGAAATCAAAGAAGAGTTGAGTATTAATATCATAAACTTCAAATACTTTGGAACATCAAAGAATGATACTATAAAATTGATAGCATATACAGCAAATATGAAGAAAGATAGTATAATCAAAATAAACGAGCATGAAGAAATAAAATGGGTTCTAAAAAATGAATTAAGAGACTATAAATTTACACCTGCAGATAAGGTGTTTGTACATTCGCTTATAAGTAGCGACAAATATTAA